The Oncorhynchus keta strain PuntledgeMale-10-30-2019 chromosome 17, Oket_V2, whole genome shotgun sequence genome has a window encoding:
- the LOC118396020 gene encoding protein FAM180A isoform X2, giving the protein MGHRSDGVVSRSFRRPTFSLSDVSGAVHGGLPSQGLGQSITDSNLMFEFLLGGVEIDKDNNIALLDLEMASMRQGRAFLAHINDNIPKTLSSMEQMVKDLEDKRGPLPLAQPRFESLILGMVYSAHQAKLQEREKDQEKWGEVLIRLANITVNELRRLETITIFT; this is encoded by the exons ATGGGTCACCGTAGCGATGGTGTGGTGTCAAGATCTTTTAGAAG accaactttctctctctcagatgtgTCTGGTGCCGTACATGGCGGTCTTCCTTCCCAGGGCTTGGGCCAATCCATCACCGATTCAAACCTGATGTTTGAG TTCTTGTTGGGTGGAGTAGAGATCGACAAAGACAACAACATCGCTCTGCTGGACCTGGAGATGGCATCTATGAGGCAGGGACGAGCTTTCCTGGCTCACATCAACGACAACATCCCCAAGACGCTCTCTTCTATGGAGCAGATGGTGAAGGACCTGGAGGACAAGAGAGGGCCTCTCCCTCTCGCCCAACCCCGCTTTGAGAGCCTCATCCTGGGCATGGTCTACTCTGCTCACCAGGCCAAgctccaggagagagagaaggaccaggagaaatggggagaggtGCTGATACGTCTGGCTAATATTACAGTCAACGAGCTGCGTAGACTGGAGACCATCACAATATTCACGTAG
- the LOC118396020 gene encoding protein FAM180A isoform X1: protein MVAKPQPRVLIWVTVAMVWCQDLLEDVSGAVHGGLPSQGLGQSITDSNLMFEFLLGGVEIDKDNNIALLDLEMASMRQGRAFLAHINDNIPKTLSSMEQMVKDLEDKRGPLPLAQPRFESLILGMVYSAHQAKLQEREKDQEKWGEVLIRLANITVNELRRLETITIFT from the exons atggtggcaaAACCTCAACCAAGAGTTCTCATATGGGTCACCGTAGCGATGGTGTGGTGTCAAGATCTTTTAGAAG atgtgTCTGGTGCCGTACATGGCGGTCTTCCTTCCCAGGGCTTGGGCCAATCCATCACCGATTCAAACCTGATGTTTGAG TTCTTGTTGGGTGGAGTAGAGATCGACAAAGACAACAACATCGCTCTGCTGGACCTGGAGATGGCATCTATGAGGCAGGGACGAGCTTTCCTGGCTCACATCAACGACAACATCCCCAAGACGCTCTCTTCTATGGAGCAGATGGTGAAGGACCTGGAGGACAAGAGAGGGCCTCTCCCTCTCGCCCAACCCCGCTTTGAGAGCCTCATCCTGGGCATGGTCTACTCTGCTCACCAGGCCAAgctccaggagagagagaaggaccaggagaaatggggagaggtGCTGATACGTCTGGCTAATATTACAGTCAACGAGCTGCGTAGACTGGAGACCATCACAATATTCACGTAG